A section of the Apodemus sylvaticus chromosome 10, mApoSyl1.1, whole genome shotgun sequence genome encodes:
- the Mks1 gene encoding tectonic-like complex member MKS1 isoform X4 codes for MAEAVWSTDTGEAVYRSRDPVRNLRLRVHLQRITSSNFLHYQPAAQMGKDLIDLATFRSSQAPSGHRPDEEEEEEVIIGWQEKLFSQFEVDLYQNESACQSPLDHQYRQEILKLENSGGRKNRRIFTYTDSDRYTDLEEFCQKITTSASETPSFLVERMATVRRRRQDRRGVEGSKLKSRMVTWEPSEDFIRNSHAINTPLQTMYIMADLGPYGKLGYKIHEHVLCILKVDSNGVITVKPDFTGIKGPYRIEAEGEKQEHSSAWKYTIDNVSSLAQPEEEEREQRVFKDLYGRHKEYLSSLVGTDFEMITPGAFRLFVNGEVVSAQGYEYDNLYVHFFVELPATNWSSPSFQQLSGVTQTCATKSLGMDKVAYFSFPFTFEAFFLHEDESVESLPEWPVLYCKVLSLDFWQRYRVEGYGAVVLPATPGLLWNQAPSGNRCGACWTVWKGSASRVPRTTC; via the exons ATGGCGGAAGCGGTCTGGAGCACTGACACCGGCGAGGCCGTGTATCGCTCCCGGGACCCCGTGCGCAACCTGCGCCTCCG AGTTCATCTGCAAAGAATCACATCAAGCAACTTCCTTCATTACCAGCCTGCTGCCCAGATGGGGAAGGACCTCATAGACTTGGCCACTTTTAGGTCTTCTCAAGCTCCTA GTGGACACCGCCCTgacgaagaagaggaggaagaggttaTAATTGGATGGCAGGAAAAGCTCTTTAGCCAG TTTGAAGTTGACCTGTACCAAAACGAATCCGCATGTCAGAGCCCATTGGATCATCAGTACCGCCAGGAGATCCTGAAGCTGGAGAATTCCGGCGGCAGGAAAAACCGGCGAATCTTCACTTACACCGACTCGGATAGATACACCGACTTGGAAGAG TTCTGTCAGAAAATAACCACTTCAGCCAGCGAGACGCCATCGTTTCTGGTCGAGCGGATGGCAACTGTGAGGCGGCGGCGCCAGGACAGGCGAGGGGT AGAGGGCAGCAAACTCAAGTCTCGGATGGTCACGTGGGAACCCTCGGAAGACTTCATCAGGAACAGCCACGCTATCAACACTCCTCTTCAGACAATGTACATCATGGCTGACCTGGGGCCCTATGGAAA GCTTGGCTATAAGATACATGAACATGTCCTCTGCATCCTGAAGGTGGACAGCAATGGGGTGATCACGGTGAAGCCTGACTTCACAGGCATCAAAGGACCCTACAG AATCGAGGCtgagggagagaagcaggagcaTAGTTCTGCTTGGAAATACACAATTGACAACGTGTCCTCCCTCGCACAGCCAGAGGAGGAAGAGCGGGAGCAGCGTGTATTCAAGGAT CTTTATGGCCGGCACAAGGAGTACCTCAGCAGCCTCGTGGGTACAGACTTTGAGATG ATCACCCCAGGGGCCTTCCGGCTGTTTGTGAATGGGGAGGTAG TTTCAGCCCAAGGCTATGAGTACGACAACCTCTATGTGCACTTCTTTGTGGAGTTGCCGGCTACTA ACTGGTCCAGCCCATCCTTCCAACAGCTCTCCGGAGTAACCCAGACCTGTGCCACCAAATCCCTGGGAATG GACAAGGTGGCCTATTTCTCCTTTCCATTCACATTCGAAGCCTTCTTTCTGCACGAGGATGAATCGGTTG AATCCCTCCCGGAGTGGCCCGTGCTCTATTGTAAGGTCCTCTCCCTGGACTTCTGGCAGAGATATCGAGTGGAAGGCTACGGGGCAGTGGTGCTGCCTGCCACCCCAG GGCTTTTATGGAATCAAGCTCCCTCCGGAAACAGATGCGGAGCGTGCTGGACCGTCTGGAAGGGTTCAGCCAGCAGAGTTCCACGCACAACGTGCTAG
- the Mks1 gene encoding tectonic-like complex member MKS1 isoform X1 yields MAEAVWSTDTGEAVYRSRDPVRNLRLRVHLQRITSSNFLHYQPAAQMGKDLIDLATFRSSQAPSGHRPDEEEEEEVIIGWQEKLFSQFEVDLYQNESACQSPLDHQYRQEILKLENSGGRKNRRIFTYTDSDRYTDLEEFCQKITTSASETPSFLVERMATVRRRRQDRRGVEGSKLKSRMVTWEPSEDFIRNSHAINTPLQTMYIMADLGPYGKLGYKIHEHVLCILKVDSNGVITVKPDFTGIKGPYRIEAEGEKQEHSSAWKYTIDNVSSLAQPEEEEREQRVFKDLYGRHKEYLSSLVGTDFEMITPGAFRLFVNGEVVSAQGYEYDNLYVHFFVELPATNWSSPSFQQLSGVTQTCATKSLGMDKVAYFSFPFTFEAFFLHEDESVESLPEWPVLYCKVLSLDFWQRYRVEGYGAVVLPATPGSHTLTVSTWRPMELGLVAELRRFFIGGSLELEDPSYVRIPGTFQGERLSRFGFRTETTGTVTFRLHCLQQSRAFMESSSLRKQMRSVLDRLEGFSQQSSTHNVLEAFRRARRRMQEARESLPQDLVSPTGTLA; encoded by the exons ATGGCGGAAGCGGTCTGGAGCACTGACACCGGCGAGGCCGTGTATCGCTCCCGGGACCCCGTGCGCAACCTGCGCCTCCG AGTTCATCTGCAAAGAATCACATCAAGCAACTTCCTTCATTACCAGCCTGCTGCCCAGATGGGGAAGGACCTCATAGACTTGGCCACTTTTAGGTCTTCTCAAGCTCCTA GTGGACACCGCCCTgacgaagaagaggaggaagaggttaTAATTGGATGGCAGGAAAAGCTCTTTAGCCAG TTTGAAGTTGACCTGTACCAAAACGAATCCGCATGTCAGAGCCCATTGGATCATCAGTACCGCCAGGAGATCCTGAAGCTGGAGAATTCCGGCGGCAGGAAAAACCGGCGAATCTTCACTTACACCGACTCGGATAGATACACCGACTTGGAAGAG TTCTGTCAGAAAATAACCACTTCAGCCAGCGAGACGCCATCGTTTCTGGTCGAGCGGATGGCAACTGTGAGGCGGCGGCGCCAGGACAGGCGAGGGGT AGAGGGCAGCAAACTCAAGTCTCGGATGGTCACGTGGGAACCCTCGGAAGACTTCATCAGGAACAGCCACGCTATCAACACTCCTCTTCAGACAATGTACATCATGGCTGACCTGGGGCCCTATGGAAA GCTTGGCTATAAGATACATGAACATGTCCTCTGCATCCTGAAGGTGGACAGCAATGGGGTGATCACGGTGAAGCCTGACTTCACAGGCATCAAAGGACCCTACAG AATCGAGGCtgagggagagaagcaggagcaTAGTTCTGCTTGGAAATACACAATTGACAACGTGTCCTCCCTCGCACAGCCAGAGGAGGAAGAGCGGGAGCAGCGTGTATTCAAGGAT CTTTATGGCCGGCACAAGGAGTACCTCAGCAGCCTCGTGGGTACAGACTTTGAGATG ATCACCCCAGGGGCCTTCCGGCTGTTTGTGAATGGGGAGGTAG TTTCAGCCCAAGGCTATGAGTACGACAACCTCTATGTGCACTTCTTTGTGGAGTTGCCGGCTACTA ACTGGTCCAGCCCATCCTTCCAACAGCTCTCCGGAGTAACCCAGACCTGTGCCACCAAATCCCTGGGAATG GACAAGGTGGCCTATTTCTCCTTTCCATTCACATTCGAAGCCTTCTTTCTGCACGAGGATGAATCGGTTG AATCCCTCCCGGAGTGGCCCGTGCTCTATTGTAAGGTCCTCTCCCTGGACTTCTGGCAGAGATATCGAGTGGAAGGCTACGGGGCAGTGGTGCTGCCTGCCACCCCAG GATCGCACACCCTGACTGTCTCCACGTGGAGGCCCATGGAGCTGGGCCTCGTGGCAGAGCTAAGGAGGTTCTTCATTGGCGGGTCTCTGGAGCTGGAGGACCCATCCTACGTGAGGATACCAGGAACCTTCCAG GGGGAGCGCCTGAGCCGCTTTGGATTCCGCACTGAGACAACCGGTACTGTCACCTTCCGACTGCACTGCCTGCAGCAGTCCCG GGCTTTTATGGAATCAAGCTCCCTCCGGAAACAGATGCGGAGCGTGCTGGACCGTCTGGAAGGGTTCAGCCAGCAGAGTTCCACGCACAACGTGCTAG AAGCATTCCGTCGAGCTCGGCGCCGCATGCAGGAGGCCCGAGAGAGCCTTCCCCAGGACCTTGTGAGCCCCACGGGAACGCTGGCCTAG
- the Mks1 gene encoding tectonic-like complex member MKS1 isoform X3, whose protein sequence is MAEAVWSTDTGEAVYRSRDPVRNLRLRVHLQRITSSNFLHYQPAAQMGKDLIDLATFRSSQAPSGHRPDEEEEEEVIIGWQEKLFSQFEVDLYQNESACQSPLDHQYRQEILKLENSGGRKNRRIFTYTDSDRYTDLEEFCQKITTSASETPSFLVERMATVRRRRQDRRGVEGSKLKSRMVTWEPSEDFIRNSHAINTPLQTMYIMADLGPYGKLGYKIHEHVLCILKVDSNGVITVKPDFTGIKGPYRIEAEGEKQEHSSAWKYTIDNVSSLAQPEEEEREQRVFKDLYGRHKEYLSSLVGTDFEMITPGAFRLFVNGEVVSAQGYEYDNLYVHFFVELPATNWSSPSFQQLSGVTQTCATKSLGMDKVAYFSFPFTFEAFFLHEDESVESLPEWPVLYCKVLSLDFWQRYRVEGYGAVVLPATPGSHTLTVSTWRPMELGLVAELRRFFIGGSLELEDPSYVRIPGTFQGFYGIKLPPETDAERAGPSGRVQPAEFHAQRARSIPSSSAPHAGGPREPSPGPCEPHGNAGLAPQPWPVEQGKDVCTQGSRFVLLTRDHIGLPNWMI, encoded by the exons ATGGCGGAAGCGGTCTGGAGCACTGACACCGGCGAGGCCGTGTATCGCTCCCGGGACCCCGTGCGCAACCTGCGCCTCCG AGTTCATCTGCAAAGAATCACATCAAGCAACTTCCTTCATTACCAGCCTGCTGCCCAGATGGGGAAGGACCTCATAGACTTGGCCACTTTTAGGTCTTCTCAAGCTCCTA GTGGACACCGCCCTgacgaagaagaggaggaagaggttaTAATTGGATGGCAGGAAAAGCTCTTTAGCCAG TTTGAAGTTGACCTGTACCAAAACGAATCCGCATGTCAGAGCCCATTGGATCATCAGTACCGCCAGGAGATCCTGAAGCTGGAGAATTCCGGCGGCAGGAAAAACCGGCGAATCTTCACTTACACCGACTCGGATAGATACACCGACTTGGAAGAG TTCTGTCAGAAAATAACCACTTCAGCCAGCGAGACGCCATCGTTTCTGGTCGAGCGGATGGCAACTGTGAGGCGGCGGCGCCAGGACAGGCGAGGGGT AGAGGGCAGCAAACTCAAGTCTCGGATGGTCACGTGGGAACCCTCGGAAGACTTCATCAGGAACAGCCACGCTATCAACACTCCTCTTCAGACAATGTACATCATGGCTGACCTGGGGCCCTATGGAAA GCTTGGCTATAAGATACATGAACATGTCCTCTGCATCCTGAAGGTGGACAGCAATGGGGTGATCACGGTGAAGCCTGACTTCACAGGCATCAAAGGACCCTACAG AATCGAGGCtgagggagagaagcaggagcaTAGTTCTGCTTGGAAATACACAATTGACAACGTGTCCTCCCTCGCACAGCCAGAGGAGGAAGAGCGGGAGCAGCGTGTATTCAAGGAT CTTTATGGCCGGCACAAGGAGTACCTCAGCAGCCTCGTGGGTACAGACTTTGAGATG ATCACCCCAGGGGCCTTCCGGCTGTTTGTGAATGGGGAGGTAG TTTCAGCCCAAGGCTATGAGTACGACAACCTCTATGTGCACTTCTTTGTGGAGTTGCCGGCTACTA ACTGGTCCAGCCCATCCTTCCAACAGCTCTCCGGAGTAACCCAGACCTGTGCCACCAAATCCCTGGGAATG GACAAGGTGGCCTATTTCTCCTTTCCATTCACATTCGAAGCCTTCTTTCTGCACGAGGATGAATCGGTTG AATCCCTCCCGGAGTGGCCCGTGCTCTATTGTAAGGTCCTCTCCCTGGACTTCTGGCAGAGATATCGAGTGGAAGGCTACGGGGCAGTGGTGCTGCCTGCCACCCCAG GATCGCACACCCTGACTGTCTCCACGTGGAGGCCCATGGAGCTGGGCCTCGTGGCAGAGCTAAGGAGGTTCTTCATTGGCGGGTCTCTGGAGCTGGAGGACCCATCCTACGTGAGGATACCAGGAACCTTCCAG GGCTTTTATGGAATCAAGCTCCCTCCGGAAACAGATGCGGAGCGTGCTGGACCGTCTGGAAGGGTTCAGCCAGCAGAGTTCCACGCACAACGTGCTAG AAGCATTCCGTCGAGCTCGGCGCCGCATGCAGGAGGCCCGAGAGAGCCTTCCCCAGGACCTTGTGAGCCCCACGGGAACGCTGGCCTAGCTCCGCAGCCCTGGCCTGTGGAGCAAGGGAA
- the Mks1 gene encoding tectonic-like complex member MKS1 isoform X2 encodes MVTWEPSEDFIRNSHAINTPLQTMYIMADLGPYGKLGYKIHEHVLCILKVDSNGVITVKPDFTGIKGPYRIEAEGEKQEHSSAWKYTIDNVSSLAQPEEEEREQRVFKDLYGRHKEYLSSLVGTDFEMITPGAFRLFVNGEVVSAQGYEYDNLYVHFFVELPATNWSSPSFQQLSGVTQTCATKSLGMDKVAYFSFPFTFEAFFLHEDESVESLPEWPVLYCKVLSLDFWQRYRVEGYGAVVLPATPGSHTLTVSTWRPMELGLVAELRRFFIGGSLELEDPSYVRIPGTFQGERLSRFGFRTETTGTVTFRLHCLQQSRAFMESSSLRKQMRSVLDRLEGFSQQSSTHNVLEAFRRARRRMQEARESLPQDLVSPTGTLA; translated from the exons ATGGTCACGTGGGAACCCTCGGAAGACTTCATCAGGAACAGCCACGCTATCAACACTCCTCTTCAGACAATGTACATCATGGCTGACCTGGGGCCCTATGGAAA GCTTGGCTATAAGATACATGAACATGTCCTCTGCATCCTGAAGGTGGACAGCAATGGGGTGATCACGGTGAAGCCTGACTTCACAGGCATCAAAGGACCCTACAG AATCGAGGCtgagggagagaagcaggagcaTAGTTCTGCTTGGAAATACACAATTGACAACGTGTCCTCCCTCGCACAGCCAGAGGAGGAAGAGCGGGAGCAGCGTGTATTCAAGGAT CTTTATGGCCGGCACAAGGAGTACCTCAGCAGCCTCGTGGGTACAGACTTTGAGATG ATCACCCCAGGGGCCTTCCGGCTGTTTGTGAATGGGGAGGTAG TTTCAGCCCAAGGCTATGAGTACGACAACCTCTATGTGCACTTCTTTGTGGAGTTGCCGGCTACTA ACTGGTCCAGCCCATCCTTCCAACAGCTCTCCGGAGTAACCCAGACCTGTGCCACCAAATCCCTGGGAATG GACAAGGTGGCCTATTTCTCCTTTCCATTCACATTCGAAGCCTTCTTTCTGCACGAGGATGAATCGGTTG AATCCCTCCCGGAGTGGCCCGTGCTCTATTGTAAGGTCCTCTCCCTGGACTTCTGGCAGAGATATCGAGTGGAAGGCTACGGGGCAGTGGTGCTGCCTGCCACCCCAG GATCGCACACCCTGACTGTCTCCACGTGGAGGCCCATGGAGCTGGGCCTCGTGGCAGAGCTAAGGAGGTTCTTCATTGGCGGGTCTCTGGAGCTGGAGGACCCATCCTACGTGAGGATACCAGGAACCTTCCAG GGGGAGCGCCTGAGCCGCTTTGGATTCCGCACTGAGACAACCGGTACTGTCACCTTCCGACTGCACTGCCTGCAGCAGTCCCG GGCTTTTATGGAATCAAGCTCCCTCCGGAAACAGATGCGGAGCGTGCTGGACCGTCTGGAAGGGTTCAGCCAGCAGAGTTCCACGCACAACGTGCTAG AAGCATTCCGTCGAGCTCGGCGCCGCATGCAGGAGGCCCGAGAGAGCCTTCCCCAGGACCTTGTGAGCCCCACGGGAACGCTGGCCTAG